One window of Burkholderia vietnamiensis LMG 10929 genomic DNA carries:
- the rplT gene encoding 50S ribosomal protein L20: MPRVKRGVTARARHKKIINLAKGYRGRRNNVYRIAKQAVMRAGQYAYRDRRNKKRVFRALWITRINAAVRQHDMTYSVFINGLKKASIELDRKVLADMAVFDKAAFAAIVKQVKAAVAA; encoded by the coding sequence ATGCCTCGAGTCAAACGTGGGGTAACCGCACGGGCCCGTCACAAGAAGATCATCAACCTGGCCAAGGGTTATCGCGGCCGTCGCAATAACGTCTACCGCATCGCCAAGCAGGCGGTGATGCGCGCTGGCCAGTACGCGTACCGCGATCGCCGCAACAAGAAGCGTGTGTTCCGCGCACTGTGGATCACGCGTATCAACGCGGCAGTTCGCCAGCACGACATGACCTACAGCGTGTTCATCAACGGCCTGAAGAAGGCGTCGATCGAACTCGACCGTAAGGTGCTGGCCGACATGGCGGTGTTCGACAAGGCTGCTTTTGCTGCGATCGTCAAGCAGGTGAAAGCCGCCGTTGCAGCCTAA
- a CDS encoding MerR family transcriptional regulator, with protein sequence MTNTVEKVVLPPIPAKRYFTIGEVSELCGVKPHVLRYWEQEFTQLRPVKRRGNRRYYQHHEVLLIRRIRELLYEQGFTINGARNRLDSPGGERGAGAAPAGDERVADVQAAGEAGGAVDVAALRQALLDVIDGLKHD encoded by the coding sequence ATGACCAACACGGTTGAGAAAGTCGTCCTGCCTCCGATTCCCGCGAAGCGCTACTTCACGATCGGCGAAGTCAGCGAGCTGTGCGGGGTCAAGCCGCATGTGCTGCGCTACTGGGAACAGGAGTTCACGCAGTTGCGGCCGGTGAAGCGGCGCGGTAACCGCCGGTATTACCAGCATCACGAAGTGCTGCTGATTCGGCGGATTCGCGAGCTGCTGTACGAACAGGGGTTCACGATCAACGGCGCGCGCAATCGCCTCGATTCGCCGGGCGGCGAACGCGGCGCCGGGGCAGCGCCCGCGGGCGACGAGCGCGTCGCCGACGTACAGGCTGCGGGTGAGGCCGGTGGGGCGGTCGACGTGGCCGCATTGCGGCAAGCGCTCCTCGACGTGATCGACGGACTGAAACACGACTGA
- the pheT gene encoding phenylalanine--tRNA ligase subunit beta: protein MQFPESWLRTFVDPQLTTDELSHALTMAGLEVESLSKAAPPTSKIVVGRVLEVVKHPDADKLNVCQVDAGTGATLNIVCGAPNVAPGIKVPVALVGAELPPAEEGGKPFAIKLSKLRGVESQGMLCSARELKLSEDHSGLLILPEDTPVGQDIRDTLNLDDTIFEIKLTPNKADCLSVFGIARETAAITGAPLTPIDIKPAHVELDETLPVRIAAPDLCGRFSGRVIRGVNARAKTPQWMVERLERAGQRSVSALVDISNYVMFELGRPSHVFDLDKIHGGIEVRWGKRGESLKLLNGNTVELDETVGVIADDRQVESLAGIMGGDSTAVTLDTTNIYLEAAFWWPDSIRGRARKYNFSTDAAHRFERGVDYATTVEHVERITQLILEICGGKAGPVDDQAVNLPQRAPVKMRVSRANRIIGVKIDADEIANIFTRLGLPFERDDDAFLVTPPSHRFDIEIEEDLIEEVARIYGFEKIPARPPVATSEMRATNETQRSIHDIRHALAARDYAETVNFSFVDAEWEHDFAGNDNPIRLLNPIASQLSVMRTTLFGSLISVLRHNLNRRADRVRVFEAGRVFLTDPSAKAGELTVEGYSQPKRVGALAYGPALDEQWGVATRAVDFFDVKGDLEALLAPAVARFVKAEHPALHPGRSARIEIDGCAVGWIGELHPRLMQKYELPHAPVMFEIDTEALMARALPAPTDVSKFPPVRRDIAVVVDQAVEVQALFDEMKKALAEDACRFVQKVVLFDEFRAKSNTSGGLAAHEKSLAFRVTLQDAAGTLQDEVVDQAIHTLVERMARVGARLRG, encoded by the coding sequence ATGCAATTCCCTGAATCCTGGTTGAGAACCTTTGTCGACCCGCAGCTGACGACCGACGAACTGTCGCACGCGCTGACGATGGCGGGGCTCGAAGTCGAGTCGCTGAGCAAGGCTGCGCCGCCGACGTCGAAGATCGTCGTCGGCCGCGTGCTCGAAGTCGTCAAGCATCCGGATGCGGACAAGCTCAATGTCTGCCAGGTCGACGCCGGCACCGGCGCGACGCTGAACATCGTCTGCGGCGCGCCCAACGTCGCGCCCGGCATCAAGGTGCCGGTCGCGCTGGTCGGCGCCGAGCTGCCGCCGGCCGAAGAGGGCGGCAAGCCGTTCGCGATCAAGCTGTCGAAGCTGCGCGGCGTCGAGAGCCAGGGGATGCTGTGCTCGGCGCGCGAGCTGAAGCTGTCCGAGGACCACAGCGGCCTGCTGATCCTGCCGGAAGACACGCCGGTCGGCCAGGACATCCGCGACACGCTGAACCTCGACGACACGATCTTCGAAATCAAGCTGACGCCGAACAAGGCCGATTGCCTGTCGGTGTTCGGTATCGCGCGCGAGACGGCCGCGATCACCGGCGCGCCGCTGACGCCGATCGACATCAAGCCGGCGCACGTCGAGCTCGACGAAACGCTGCCGGTGCGCATCGCCGCGCCCGATCTGTGCGGCCGTTTCTCCGGCCGCGTGATCCGCGGCGTGAACGCGCGCGCGAAGACGCCGCAATGGATGGTCGAGCGCCTCGAGCGCGCGGGTCAGCGCAGCGTGTCGGCACTCGTCGACATCTCGAACTACGTGATGTTCGAACTCGGCCGCCCGTCGCACGTGTTCGATCTGGACAAGATTCACGGCGGCATCGAAGTGCGCTGGGGCAAGCGCGGCGAATCGCTGAAGCTGCTGAACGGCAACACGGTCGAGCTCGACGAAACGGTCGGCGTGATCGCCGACGACCGTCAGGTCGAAAGCCTCGCGGGCATCATGGGCGGCGACAGCACGGCCGTCACGCTCGATACGACCAACATCTATCTGGAAGCCGCGTTCTGGTGGCCCGACAGCATCCGCGGCCGCGCGCGCAAGTACAACTTCTCGACCGATGCCGCGCATCGCTTCGAACGCGGCGTCGACTACGCGACGACCGTCGAGCACGTCGAGCGCATCACGCAGCTGATTCTCGAGATCTGCGGCGGCAAGGCCGGCCCGGTCGACGATCAGGCCGTGAACCTGCCGCAGCGCGCGCCGGTGAAGATGCGCGTGTCGCGCGCGAACCGGATCATCGGCGTGAAGATCGACGCCGACGAGATCGCCAACATCTTCACGCGCCTCGGCCTGCCGTTCGAACGTGACGACGATGCGTTCCTCGTCACGCCGCCGTCGCACCGCTTCGACATCGAGATCGAGGAGGACCTGATCGAGGAAGTGGCGCGCATCTACGGCTTCGAGAAAATCCCGGCGCGTCCGCCGGTCGCGACGAGCGAGATGCGCGCGACCAACGAGACGCAGCGTTCGATCCACGACATCCGTCATGCGCTCGCCGCGCGCGACTACGCGGAAACGGTGAACTTCAGCTTCGTCGATGCCGAGTGGGAGCACGATTTCGCCGGCAACGACAATCCGATCCGCTTGCTGAATCCGATCGCGAGCCAGCTGTCGGTGATGCGCACGACGCTGTTCGGCAGCCTGATCTCGGTGCTGCGCCACAACCTGAATCGTCGCGCCGATCGCGTGCGGGTGTTCGAGGCGGGCCGCGTGTTCCTGACCGACCCGTCGGCGAAGGCCGGCGAGCTGACCGTCGAAGGCTATTCGCAGCCGAAGCGCGTCGGTGCGCTCGCTTACGGCCCGGCGCTCGACGAACAGTGGGGCGTCGCGACGCGCGCGGTCGACTTCTTCGACGTGAAGGGCGATCTCGAGGCGTTGCTCGCGCCCGCCGTCGCGCGCTTCGTGAAGGCCGAGCATCCGGCCCTGCATCCGGGACGCAGCGCACGCATCGAAATCGACGGTTGCGCGGTGGGCTGGATCGGCGAGCTGCATCCGCGCCTGATGCAGAAATACGAGCTGCCGCACGCGCCGGTGATGTTCGAGATCGATACGGAGGCGCTGATGGCGCGTGCGTTGCCGGCGCCGACCGACGTGTCGAAGTTCCCGCCGGTGCGGCGCGACATCGCCGTCGTCGTCGATCAGGCGGTCGAGGTTCAGGCGCTTTTCGACGAAATGAAGAAGGCGCTGGCCGAGGACGCGTGCCGATTCGTTCAGAAGGTTGTACTCTTCGACGAATTTCGTGCAAAATCAAACACTTCCGGTGGTCTTGCGGCGCATGAGAAAAGCCTGGCCTTCCGCGTGACGCTGCAGGACGCGGCCGGCACGCTGCAGGACGAGGTCGTCGATCAGGCGATCCACACGCTGGTCGAGCGGATGGCTCGCGTGGGCGCCCGCCTGCGCGGCTAA
- the infC gene encoding translation initiation factor IF-3 codes for MATDKSSHRINGEITAPEVRLVGIENEPLGIVKLADAFRKSEELDVDLVEIAPQAVPPVCRLMDYGKFKYQESKKQHEAKLKQKVIQVKEVKFRPGTDDGDYNVKLRNLLRFLEEGDKTKITLRFRGREMAHQEIGMRMLERLRTDLEEVGQVEQMPKMEGRQMIMVLSPKKKK; via the coding sequence ATCGCTACTGATAAGTCGTCGCATCGCATCAACGGTGAAATCACTGCGCCGGAAGTGCGTCTGGTCGGGATCGAGAACGAACCGCTCGGTATCGTGAAACTCGCTGATGCTTTCCGTAAATCGGAAGAGTTGGACGTTGACCTCGTGGAAATCGCGCCGCAAGCGGTTCCGCCGGTCTGCCGCCTGATGGATTACGGCAAGTTCAAGTATCAGGAGTCCAAGAAGCAGCACGAAGCGAAGCTGAAGCAGAAGGTCATCCAGGTGAAGGAAGTCAAATTCCGCCCGGGTACCGATGACGGTGACTACAACGTCAAGCTTCGCAACCTTCTGCGCTTCCTCGAAGAGGGCGACAAGACGAAGATCACGTTGCGTTTCCGCGGCCGTGAAATGGCTCACCAGGAGATCGGTATGCGGATGCTGGAGCGTCTGCGCACGGATCTCGAGGAAGTCGGTCAGGTCGAGCAGATGCCGAAGATGGAAGGGCGCCAGATGATCATGGTGCTCTCCCCGAAGAAAAAGAAGTAA
- a CDS encoding integration host factor subunit alpha — protein MNDMTSSEFEALLTAQRSAMNRDASAPVSAETPTLTKAELAELLFDSVGLNKREAKDMVEAFFEVIRDALENGESVKLSGFGNFQLRDKPQRPGRNPKTGEAIPIAARRVVTFHASQKLKALVENGAE, from the coding sequence ATGAACGACATGACCTCGAGTGAATTCGAAGCCCTCCTGACGGCGCAACGCAGCGCCATGAACCGCGACGCGTCCGCGCCGGTGTCCGCCGAGACGCCCACGCTGACGAAAGCGGAGCTGGCGGAGCTGCTGTTCGACAGCGTCGGGCTGAACAAGCGTGAAGCGAAGGACATGGTCGAGGCGTTTTTCGAAGTGATTCGCGACGCGCTGGAGAACGGCGAAAGCGTCAAGCTGTCGGGCTTCGGAAATTTCCAGCTGCGCGACAAGCCGCAGCGTCCGGGGCGCAACCCGAAAACGGGCGAGGCGATTCCGATCGCGGCCCGTCGCGTGGTCACGTTCCACGCGAGCCAGAAGCTGAAGGCGCTGGTCGAAAACGGCGCGGAGTAA
- the thrS gene encoding threonine--tRNA ligase: protein MVSIRLPDGSVRQYEHPVTVAEVAASIGPGLAKAALGGKLDGELVDTSTVIDRDASLAIVTDKDADGLDIIRHSTAHLLAYAVKELYPEAQVTIGPVIDNGFYYDFAYNRPFTPEDLEKIEKRMQELAKKDEPVTRRVVSRDEAAGYFRSIGEKYKAEIIESIPQSDEIKLYSHGGFTDLCRGPHVPSTGKLKVFKLMKVAGAYWRGDSKNEQLQRIYGTAWTKKEDQDQYLHMLEEAEKRDHRKLGKQLDLFHMQEESPGMVFWHPKGWALWQQVEQYMRRRVNDAGYLEIKTPMIMDRSLWEASGHWQNYRENMFTTESEKRDYAIKPMNCPGHVQVFKHGLRSYRDLPLRYAEFGSCHRNEASGALHGLMRVRGFVQDDAHIFCTEDQFIAESIAFNTLAMSVYKDFGFEHIDIKLSLRPEQRAGTDETWDRAEQGLRDALTACGLSWQELPGEGAFYGPKIEYHIKDALGRSWQCGTLQLDMVLPERLGAEYVAEDNSRRRPVMLHRAIVGSMERFLGILIEHHAGAMPVWLAPFQAIVLNIAESQAEYAQSLVQTLQKQGVRVAADLRNEKISYKIREHMLEKVPYLLVVGDKERDAQTVAVRARGGVDLGVMPVEAFVERLQEDLRSFK, encoded by the coding sequence ATGGTTTCGATACGCTTGCCTGACGGCTCAGTTCGACAATACGAGCATCCGGTGACAGTTGCCGAGGTTGCGGCCTCGATCGGTCCCGGCCTTGCGAAGGCTGCGCTTGGTGGCAAGCTCGACGGCGAGCTCGTCGACACGTCCACGGTCATCGATCGCGATGCATCGCTCGCGATCGTCACCGACAAGGATGCCGACGGTCTCGACATCATCCGTCACTCGACCGCCCACTTGCTCGCGTACGCGGTGAAGGAGCTGTATCCGGAAGCGCAGGTGACGATCGGGCCGGTCATCGACAACGGCTTCTATTACGACTTCGCGTATAACCGTCCGTTTACGCCCGAAGATCTCGAAAAGATCGAAAAGCGCATGCAGGAGCTCGCGAAGAAGGATGAGCCGGTGACGCGCCGCGTGGTGTCGCGCGACGAGGCGGCCGGCTATTTCCGCAGCATCGGCGAGAAGTACAAGGCCGAGATCATCGAATCGATTCCGCAAAGCGACGAAATCAAGCTCTACTCGCACGGCGGCTTCACCGATCTCTGTCGTGGCCCGCACGTGCCGTCGACCGGGAAGCTGAAGGTCTTCAAGCTGATGAAGGTCGCCGGCGCGTACTGGCGCGGCGATTCCAAGAACGAGCAGCTGCAGCGCATCTACGGCACGGCCTGGACGAAGAAGGAAGACCAGGATCAGTACCTGCACATGCTTGAGGAGGCGGAAAAGCGCGACCACCGCAAGCTCGGCAAGCAGCTGGATCTGTTCCACATGCAGGAAGAGTCGCCGGGCATGGTGTTCTGGCATCCGAAGGGCTGGGCGCTGTGGCAGCAGGTCGAGCAGTACATGCGTCGCCGAGTGAACGATGCCGGCTATCTCGAGATCAAGACGCCGATGATCATGGACCGCTCGCTGTGGGAAGCGTCGGGCCACTGGCAGAACTACCGCGAGAACATGTTCACGACGGAGTCGGAGAAGCGCGACTACGCGATCAAGCCGATGAACTGTCCGGGGCATGTGCAGGTGTTCAAGCATGGGCTGCGCTCGTACCGCGACCTGCCGCTGCGTTATGCCGAATTCGGTTCGTGCCATCGCAACGAGGCGTCGGGCGCGCTGCACGGGCTGATGCGCGTGCGCGGCTTCGTGCAGGACGATGCGCACATCTTCTGTACCGAAGATCAGTTCATCGCGGAGTCGATCGCGTTCAACACGCTGGCGATGAGCGTGTACAAGGACTTTGGCTTCGAGCACATCGACATCAAGCTGTCGCTGCGCCCCGAGCAGCGCGCGGGCACCGATGAAACCTGGGATCGCGCCGAGCAGGGGCTGCGCGATGCGCTGACCGCGTGCGGCCTGTCGTGGCAAGAGTTGCCGGGCGAGGGCGCGTTCTACGGCCCGAAGATCGAGTACCACATCAAGGATGCGCTCGGCCGTTCTTGGCAATGCGGCACGCTGCAGCTCGACATGGTGCTGCCGGAGCGCCTCGGCGCCGAGTACGTTGCGGAAGACAACAGCCGCCGCCGGCCGGTGATGCTGCACCGTGCGATCGTCGGTTCGATGGAGCGTTTCCTGGGCATTCTGATCGAGCACCACGCCGGCGCGATGCCGGTCTGGCTCGCGCCGTTCCAGGCAATTGTGCTCAATATCGCCGAAAGTCAGGCCGAATATGCGCAATCTCTGGTCCAAACGTTGCAAAAACAAGGGGTTAGGGTGGCGGCAGATTTGCGCAACGAGAAGATTAGCTATAAAATACGCGAGCACATGCTGGAAAAGGTGCCTTATCTCCTCGTCGTGGGCGATAAGGAGCGTGATGCGCAAACGGTAGCCGTGCGTGCCCGTGGCGGCGTCGATCTTGGCGTTATGCCGGTCGAAGCCTTCGTTGAGCGTCTGCAGGAAGACCTGCGCTCGTTCAAGTAA
- a CDS encoding helix-turn-helix domain-containing protein, producing MDDFPTRLKQERKRMRLTQPEFAELGGVHKQAQFHYERGTRRPNSDYLVGLASAGVDVYYLLTGRVATLASTVEEQQILSRYRALDADQRIAMLALMDTMGGSTHRAKKNGDS from the coding sequence ATGGATGATTTTCCGACACGCCTCAAGCAGGAACGCAAGCGCATGCGCTTGACCCAGCCCGAATTTGCAGAGCTGGGCGGGGTTCATAAGCAGGCTCAGTTTCATTACGAGCGAGGGACGCGCCGTCCGAATTCCGATTACCTCGTCGGGTTGGCGTCTGCCGGCGTGGACGTGTACTACCTGCTTACTGGGCGCGTCGCGACGCTTGCATCGACTGTTGAGGAACAGCAGATCCTGTCCAGATACAGGGCCCTCGACGCAGATCAGCGCATTGCAATGCTGGCGCTTATGGACACCATGGGTGGATCAACGCACCGTGCGAAAAAGAATGGTGATTCGTAG
- a CDS encoding class I SAM-dependent methyltransferase translates to MDLKELDVLGADVGDHWYYASKAAAIRRFLGTRDAKRILDVGAGSGFFSRHLLERTRATEAWCVDTSYVDDSDGEAAGKPVHFRRAVDRCDADLVLLMDVLEHVDDDVGLLAHYVAGAPGGSRFLITVPAFQFLWSAHDDFLEHKRRYTLEGLEDVTRRAGLDVERSAYYFGLTFPLAAALRLSERMQRRAREPASQLRRHHPVVNGLLKLICRAELPMFPFNRLAGLTVVCIARKRDA, encoded by the coding sequence ATGGATTTGAAGGAACTCGACGTATTGGGAGCCGATGTCGGCGATCACTGGTACTACGCGTCGAAGGCAGCGGCGATCCGCCGCTTCCTCGGCACGCGCGACGCGAAGCGGATCCTCGACGTCGGCGCAGGCTCCGGATTCTTTTCCAGGCACTTGCTCGAACGCACGCGGGCCACGGAGGCGTGGTGCGTCGACACCAGCTACGTCGACGATTCAGACGGCGAGGCCGCGGGCAAGCCCGTTCACTTTCGGCGAGCCGTCGATCGGTGCGACGCCGATCTCGTGTTGCTGATGGATGTCCTCGAGCACGTCGACGACGATGTCGGGCTGCTGGCGCACTACGTGGCCGGCGCGCCGGGTGGCAGCCGCTTCCTGATCACCGTTCCCGCGTTCCAGTTCCTCTGGAGCGCGCATGACGATTTTCTCGAGCACAAGCGCCGGTATACGCTCGAGGGTCTCGAGGACGTCACTCGTCGCGCCGGGCTCGACGTCGAGCGCAGCGCGTACTATTTCGGCCTCACGTTTCCGCTTGCGGCCGCGTTACGGTTGAGCGAGCGCATGCAGCGGCGCGCGCGCGAACCCGCGTCGCAATTGCGCCGCCATCATCCGGTCGTCAACGGTCTGCTCAAGCTGATCTGCCGGGCGGAGTTGCCGATGTTCCCGTTCAACCGGCTCGCAGGACTCACGGTGGTGTGTATCGCGCGCAAGCGCGACGCGTGA
- the pheS gene encoding phenylalanine--tRNA ligase subunit alpha — MDLDQIVADAQQSFEQAADITTLENEKARFLGKSGALTELLKGLGKLDPEARKTEGARINVAKQQVEAALTARRQALADALLNQRLAAEAIDVTLPGRGAGAGSLHPVMRTWERVEQIFRSIGFDVADGPEIETDWYNFTSLNSPENHPARSMQDTFYVEGKDADGRQLLLRTHTSPMQVRYARMNRPPIKVIAPGRTYRVDSDATHSPMFNQVEGLWIDENISFADLKGVYTDFLKKFFERDDILVRFRPSYFPFTEPSAEIDMMFEHGKNAGKWLEISGSGQVHPTVIRNMGLDPERYIGFAFGSGLERLTMLRYGVQDLRLFFENDLRFLRQFA; from the coding sequence ATGGATCTGGACCAGATTGTCGCCGACGCGCAGCAGTCCTTCGAACAGGCTGCCGACATCACCACGCTCGAAAACGAGAAAGCCCGATTTCTCGGCAAGTCGGGTGCGCTGACCGAGTTGCTCAAGGGCCTCGGCAAGCTCGATCCCGAAGCACGCAAGACCGAAGGCGCCCGCATCAACGTCGCGAAGCAGCAGGTTGAAGCCGCGCTGACCGCGCGTCGCCAGGCGCTCGCCGATGCGCTGTTGAACCAGCGACTCGCCGCCGAGGCGATCGACGTCACGCTGCCGGGCCGCGGCGCCGGTGCAGGCAGCCTGCATCCGGTGATGCGCACATGGGAGCGCGTCGAACAGATTTTCCGCTCGATCGGCTTCGACGTGGCCGACGGCCCCGAGATCGAGACCGACTGGTACAACTTCACGTCGCTGAACAGCCCGGAGAACCATCCGGCGCGTTCGATGCAGGACACCTTCTACGTCGAAGGCAAGGACGCCGACGGCCGCCAGTTGCTGCTGCGCACGCACACGAGCCCGATGCAGGTGCGATATGCGCGCATGAACCGCCCGCCGATCAAGGTGATCGCACCGGGCCGCACGTATCGCGTCGACAGCGATGCGACCCACTCGCCGATGTTCAATCAGGTCGAGGGGCTGTGGATCGACGAGAACATCAGCTTCGCCGACCTCAAGGGCGTCTATACCGATTTCCTGAAGAAATTCTTCGAGCGCGACGACATCCTCGTGCGCTTCCGCCCGTCGTATTTCCCGTTCACGGAACCGTCGGCCGAGATCGACATGATGTTCGAGCACGGCAAGAACGCCGGCAAATGGCTCGAGATCTCCGGCTCGGGGCAGGTGCATCCGACCGTGATCCGCAACATGGGGCTCGATCCCGAGCGCTATATCGGCTTTGCGTTCGGCAGCGGCCTCGAGCGCCTGACGATGCTGCGCTACGGCGTGCAGGATCTCCGGCTGTTCTTCGAGAACGATCTGCGTTTCCTGCGCCAGTTCGCCTGA
- the rpmI gene encoding 50S ribosomal protein L35, translating to MPKMKTKKSAAKRFVVRPGGTVKRGQAFKRHILTKKTTKNKRHLRGATAVHDSDLNSVRAMLPFA from the coding sequence ATGCCTAAGATGAAGACCAAGAAGAGTGCTGCAAAGCGCTTCGTGGTGCGTCCGGGCGGTACCGTCAAGCGCGGTCAAGCCTTCAAGCGCCACATCCTGACCAAGAAAACCACGAAGAACAAGCGTCACCTGCGCGGCGCAACGGCAGTTCATGATTCCGATCTGAACTCCGTCCGCGCGATGCTGCCGTTCGCGTAA